From Rutidosis leptorrhynchoides isolate AG116_Rl617_1_P2 chromosome 3, CSIRO_AGI_Rlap_v1, whole genome shotgun sequence, a single genomic window includes:
- the LOC139900364 gene encoding mitochondrial fission protein ELM1-like, translating to MAILYAQVARGTTVLAEFSAVSGNTGAVARRILEKLPAEVESRLWFSPFYLSYYSYGSRVTRPSGGINEWLHWLPVSVHKQIYYIIKLICRIINGSSVGLSSILEADIKSIVTMARGTSEKDEPILVVACGRDTISIASSIKRLSSENVFVVQIQYPRTQVSRFDLAVTPQHDYYALTPQTQEQVPKIFREYITPDESPNKNVVLTVGVLHQVDSAALRSAANTWHDEFAPLPKPMIVVSIGGPSSRCRYGVDLAKQLTTYLHGVLYSCGSVRVSFSRRTPDKISNIVRKELGDIPKVYVWDGEEPNPHMGHLARADALIATADSVSMLSEACSTGKPVYVVGAERCKWIFGEFHRTLREKGLIRPFTGLRM from the exons ATGGCGATTTTGTACGCACAAGTGGCGAGAGGTACGACGGTGCTGGCGGAATTCAGTGCCGTATCAGGTAACACCGGAGCAGTTGCTCGCCGGATTCTCGAGAAGTTACCGGCGGAAGTTGAATCTAGGTTATGGTTCTCTCCTTTTTATTTGAGTTATTATTCGTACGGCTCT CGTGTCACAAGGCCCAGTGGAGGAATCAATGAATGGCTGCATTGGCTCCCAGTTTCTGTCCATAAACAGATATACTATATTATTAAACTCATA TGTAGGATTATAAATGGTTCCAGTGTAGGATTATCATCTATACTTGAAGCTGATATTAAATCAATAGTAACAATGGCAAGGGGAACTTCTGAGAA GGATGAACCTATATTGGTGGTTGCATGTGGCAGAGACACCATATCAATTGCAAGCTCTATAAAAAGACTATCATCTGAAAATGTGTTTGTTGTTCAG ATTCAATATCCACGAACACAAGTGAGTAGGTTTGACTTGGCGGTCACTCCCCAACACGATTACTATGCTTTGACCCCCCAGACACAAGAGCAAGTTCCTAAGATTTTTCGCGAGTATATAACTCCCGATGAATCTCCAAATAAGAACGTG GTCCTTACTGTGGGAGTTCTTCATCAAGTTGATTCTGCTGCTCTTCGCAGTGCAGCTAACACCTGGCACGATGAATTTGCACCTTTGCCAAAACCTATGATTGTGGTTAGTATTGGAGGACCTTCAA GCCGTTGTAGATACGGTGTAGACCTTGCAAAACAATTAACAACGTATTTGCATGGAGTTCTTTACAGCTGTGGGAGTGTAAGAGTTTCTTTCTCAAGAAGGACTCCAGATAAG ATTTCAAATATTGTGCGGAAAGAACTTGGAGACATTCCAAAAGTCTATGTATGGGATGGTGAAG AACCAAATCCGCACATGGGACATCTAGCACGGGCAGATGCTCTCATCGCCACAGCAGATTCAGTCAGCATGTTGAGCGAAGCCTGCAGTACCGG GAAGCCTGTATATGTGGTTGGAGCTGAGCGATGTAAATGGATATTTGGCGAATTTCATAGAACTCTACGAGAAAAAGGTCTCATCCGGCCATTTACAGGCCTTAGGATGTAA